The Streptomyces hundungensis genome contains the following window.
GAACTGCGGGCTGTCCCCGGCCTGCCCGGCGGTCAGGACCAGCGCGAGCGGACGGCACTGGCGGTCCGCGGCGAGGTGAATCTTGCTGGTGAGGCCGCCCCGGGACCTGCCGAGCAGGGCTTGCTTCAGGCGGATCCTGCGTCGGCGCCGGACGCGCCGGCGATCGTCCTGTCCCTTTCCTTCCTCCGAGCCGCCCCCTTTTGGCGGGCTGTCTCCTCTTCCCGCACGGCTTCTTCCAAGGTCTTCATGAGGTGCTTGCTGACCCGCATGCCCGCGGCATCGTGGTGAGCACGAACCGTGGTGGAGTCCACACTGACCAGCGACAAGTCCGGGCCTTCCCCCATGAAGGTGGGCACGCGGTTATCGATCACGCGGCGAGCGTGAGTTTAGCTTTGTGGTGTCGTCGTTCGTAGGCGTCGGGGCTGAGGTGGCCGTTGGTGGAGTGCCGGCGGCGGGTGTTGTAGCGGGTCAGCCAGGCGAAGACGGTGCGGCGGCAGGTGGTGGCGTCGCCGTAGTCGTGGTCGCCCTGGAGGGTCTCGCGTTTCAGGGAGGCGTGGAAGCTCTCGCAGGCGGCGTTGTCGGCGCTGGTGCCGACCGCGCCCATCGACCGGGTCACCCCGAGCTGGTCGCAGAGGCCGGCGTAGGCCCTGGATCCGTACTGGGCTCCGTGATCGGAGTGAAAGACCGCGCCTTCCAGTGAGCCGCGGGTGCGGGCGGCCATCCGCAACGCGTCGGCGACCAGGTCCGTGCGCATGTGGTCGGCGATGGACCAGCCGACAATTTTGCGGCTGAAGCAGTCCAGCACCGTCGCGAGGTAGAGGAACTTCCCTCCCTGGAGCGGGAGATAGGTGATGTCGCCCATGAGCTTGCGCCCGGGCTCGGTGGCGGTGAAGTCCCGGCCGAACAGGTCGGGGACGGTCCCCGCGGCCGGGTCCGGGACGGTCGTGCGGACCCGTCTGCGCAGGCGGATCCCGGTGATCGAGAACGCCCGCATGACCCGGGCGACCCGCTTCTCGTTGACTCGGTGGCCGTTCTCGCGGAGCTCGGCGGTCACCCGCGGGGAGCCGTAGGCGCCGCCGGACTCGCCGTGAACCCGGCGGATCTCCTTGACCAGGGCCACGTCCTGGCGCTGCCGGGCGGCGCGGGCTTCGGCGCCGGCGCACCACTTGTAGTAGCTGGACCGGCTGACGTCCAGGACGTGGCAGAGCCGCTTCACCTCATAGGTGTTCCGGTGGTCGTGGACGAACTGGAAGCGGCTCACCAGTTCGTCTCTCCGGCGAAATACTTGGCCGCCTTGCGCAGGATGTCCCGCTCGGTCGCGAGCTTGCGCTCACTCGCCTCGAGCTCGGCCACCCGCGCCTCCAGGCGGCGGACCCGCTCGTCCGGGTCAGCGGACGCGATCGCCGCCGGCGGAGAGGCAGGCCGCGCAGGTGCGGCGGTGACGCCACGGCGTTCGCGGTCCCGCAGCACCCACTCGCGCAGGGTCGCCCGGTTGATGCCCAGGTCAGCGGCGATGCTCTTGTACGTCGCCCCGGGTGTGGACTCGTACAGGGCCACGGCATCGGCCTTGAATTCGTCCGAGTAGTCCTTCAGCGCCATCGGCGGTCTTCTCGCTTCCTCCGGATCAAGCAGATCCAGTATCAGCGTGTCCACCACTCAGGGGGAGGCCCCTCCGTCCCGCCGGCGCCGGCCGTCTCGGCGATCAGGCCTTCCAGCAGAGCGGTGAACACACCCGCATCCCGCCACACACGGAAACGGCCGTAGACGGTCGCCCAGGGTCCGAACTCGGCAGGCATCTCCCGCCACTGCCCACTGGAACGGAACCGCCAGATCACACCCTCGAACTGCTCCCGCAACCGCTCCGGATACGGCCCGTACCTACCGATCGGCAGATACGGCTCGATGAACTTCCACTGAACATTGGTGAGTTGCCTACGCGTCACAACAACAGTCCTACCGGACTCCACCCCGCTAACGGGGCAGAACCCAACAGTTGATCACGACATCACACAGGCCCTAGTCCACCGGCAGTACCTCCGGCACTACCCCCGAATCAAGGGCTGGGTCGGCTGGAGTGTTACACCTCCGTTCGACGCCGAACTCGTCATCGTCGGCAGGCAGGAAGCGCGACGTGTCCATTTGAGGAACATCCCGATCCAACCCAGTCACCTGGCACTCCTTCCCAGCTCGAATGCTCAACGGCGCGGGCTGTGGGTCATAAAGGACAAGGTCAGCTGTTAGAGCTCGCACGCTTACG
Protein-coding sequences here:
- a CDS encoding IS3 family transposase (programmed frameshift); protein product: MALKDYSDEFKADAVALYESTPGATYKSIAADLGINRATLREWVLRDRERRGVTAAPARPASPPAAIASADPDERVRRLEARVAELEASERKLATERDILRKAAKYFAGGDELVSRFQFVHDHRNTYEVKRLCHVLDVSRSSYYKWCAGAEARAARQRQDVALVKEIRRVHGESGGAYGSPRVTAELRENGHRVNEKRVARVMRAFSITGIRLRRRVRTTVPDPAAGTVPDLFGRDFTATEPGRKLMGDITYLPLQGGKFLYLATVLDCFSRKIVGWSIADHMRTDLVADALRMAARTRGSLEGAVFHSDHGAQYGSRAYAGLCDQLGVTRSMGAVGTSADNAACESFHASLKRETLQGDHDYGDATTCRRTVFAWLTRYNTRRRHSTNGHLSPDAYERRHHKAKLTLAA